Below is a window of Sus scrofa isolate TJ Tabasco breed Duroc chromosome 3, Sscrofa11.1, whole genome shotgun sequence DNA.
GGAACATTCTGCGTGAAGAGGAGCGGGAAGAGCCGGACTTAGGCTGGGCGGTGCAGCCCAAGGGTGCGCCAGCCGCAGTGGCAGCGGGGCAGAGGGGGTGCTCACCTTTCCAGGGCCTCTGCGCCGTGTGCGCCAGCTTGGCCGCCCACCTTTCCCCAGGCGGCCTTGACGTTGGCCTTGTCGGCGGCAGACAGCACCATGGTGGGTTCTTTCTGAGTCTGGGTCGGGACCAGAAGCGTGCGGGGCTGCGAGGGCCTGAGCCTTTATGCTTGGGGCTCGAGGGGCACGCCCGCCGGCGCCGTGCTCATTGGCTGGCGCGGGCCGGGATGCGCAGCGGCCTTCAGACGGCAGGGGGCGCGCGACGCACTGTCTGCGACCGGCTGGGCGGCGGGCGCTTGGCTCCCAGGCTGTGGCGGAACCCGGAGACTCGGGCCGGGGCGTCTCCTTCCCACCGGCTGCTTCCCGCCCGCCGCGTCCACCTTCCCCCCGGAAGTGGTATCCTCGCCCCAGGTTCTACCCGTTGAAGTCCCTAGGCCCCGGCCGCGCTCTCCTGAGGAGCGAAGGGGGCAAATCAGCACGTGCCCCCCGCTGTGGCCCTAAGGCTGGGCACACCAGACATTTTTAACTCGGAGCGAATGGCCTGCGCCTGCTCCAGGCCAGAGACCGATGCGTGGGGACGTGTGCGCATGGCTCGCTTGTGCTCAAAGGCCGCCAGACGTCCGTCCTTCCCCTTCAGCCTTGGTTGTTGCAGACTCTTTCTGTCCATCAGCAGTCTGAGTGCCCTTGAGTGCCAGTCACAGAAGGGACAGATACCCCGGCTTGGAATTTGCAGGGCTTGCGGGGGCGGGGTGTGAGTGTGGGGGGGGTGCTTGCTGCAGAACAAAGGCAGGCATCTCCTGTTTGGGACTCCGTATGATGGTCTGAGTGGCTGCCTTTCTCTCCCACTGGCCAAAGGGTCCTGGTTCATGAGGACACCCAGTCCCCCAACTTGTACCTAAGATTCACTAGGTATTAGTGGTTAAATTGAAAAAGCAACTGGCTGAGCAAAACCTGAGCTTCCAGGCTAGTTCGGGCTGCAGACTCATCACCAGGCGTTAACCTGGTCACCAAACCTTATTATGGGCCCTAAGGGGCCTGGAGGGAGTGGACGAGGTCTCCAGGGATCCCCGGAGGAGTCTGAGATCCTCTGAGGATGAGACTGGAGGATGAGTGGGTCTTGGGTGGAATAGCATGGGGGCGGCCCCCCACTTGGCTTGGGGCGGGCATGAGGCTGGGGAgacagctgctgtggctgcaggatggagttggggggtgtggggggggtgaCGAGACTGGCCAGACCCCGGAAGAGAGGGACTTGTGGCTGAGcggggaggagaggcaggagtTCCAGCTGGTGCAGCCCCCTTACTGGTGACTTGAGATGGCCCCTCCGGGCAgttgcggggagggggggggtgcGGAGGGAAAATGGAGACCTGGGTGACATGAAGTTGTTAAGGTTCTCTCCCCTGGGAGCCGGGAGGAAGACTTTGCTGCAGGGAGTGGTCCGATCGtccctggcaccccctccccaggacctTCGTGCAGGACCCGCCCTGTGGCTCCAGGAGGAAGGGCTGGTCAAACAATCTTGGACAGAGAAGCAAGCAGCTCAGAGGAGCTCAGCAGCGCACCTTCTGCTCTGCCCCACCCGCCACCCCACGcagctctgcttttctcttctttgcaaTGGACCTCCAActccttccaccctccctccccctccgccacTCCTTTCCTGATTCTCTCCACACCCGCGGGCCCTTCAGGGCCCTGACTAACAGAAAGGATAAGACATGGGTGCTCAAGGCACCAAAGAGCCACCCCCCTGTATGGGAGAGACAACCCCCTCCTCTGGCCAAAAGCGATGGAAATGAAAACAGCAGGCTGAAGAAACATGCCTAGAGTGTAATGATattttagaccaaaaaaaaaagtgcaattgtAGATGCAGCAGCATCCCCTCCAGACAGGATGGGTGCCGGGCTGATGGGCTCAGTCCCAAGCTGTTATCTCAAGGCTCTTTCTGcaagggttggggtggggtggggcagggcagagggactCTGTTTTGCTACTTTGAACCACACCACATTAAAAGGGTgtacgtgcatgtgtgtgagagacaggggtggattttaatttatttcttcttcttttttttttttgttctttttagggccacagcttcagcacatggacattcccaggctaggggtcgaatcggagcttcagcggccggcctacaccacagccacagcaatgctagatccgaggcgtgtctgtgacctacaccacagctcatggcaatgccggatccttgacccactgagcgggaccagggatcgaacctgcgtcctcacggatactagtcgtgttcatttctgctgcaccacaagacgTACGGatgttcctggatcagggattgactccaagccACGGCTGCAGTTGATGCCATAGtagaggcaacactggatcctttaacccgctgtgctgagCCGGGGATCAAGCTggtgcctccgcagtgacctgagccactgcggtcggttttgaacccactgcaccacagaaggaaggCCTTAATTTACATCCTGGGTGTTTGTCTCCATTTTAATAAAGGAGATCTGGGCTGTGGGGCAGAGGAACAGGGTGTGCTGGAGGGAGCAACTCCCCAGCTGTCCAGAGAGGTCCTTGTCCAGAAAGAAGCTGGTGATCGGgggccctctcccttcccctgacTTTTACCCAGTGCTGCGGGTGGCCCtgaaggtgggggctgggctggaaaTGCTGATGGAGTCCCTGAGGGCCATGGCTGAGTGGCATGTAAAGGCTCCAGTGTGCAATCCAGGCCGTCAGGACATGGGATGgggcccttttttttcttttagggccgcactcgtggcatatggaggttcccagtttcgGGGGTCAAATCGTCCGCTGGCctttgctgcagccacagcaacacgggatccggcatctgagccacatctgcgacctacaccacagctcatggcaacgccgaatccttcactggcatgagcaaggccagggatcgaaccctcgtcctcatggatactcgtcaggtgaGCCCCGCCAGGAACACCAGGGCCCTTTCTGAAGTCTGCTCACAGCACCAAGCAGAACTGCCGGGAGaccccaggagccctgggctAGAGGATGCGGGGTAGGGAGGATGAGCTGGGGAACGCAGGGCTTGGCACACAGTGAGCTGCCAATGTACCTCTCCCTTGCAAGGGCAAGGGGGCCAGGACTCTGCTAAAGGCTGCAGCCCGCTCCCTGACTTGTGCTTGTCACCACCACAGAGTTACTGGGACCTGGGAAGGGTGCCTAGGGCTGCGACCCCTGTTCAACCCACCTTCCCTCTGGTAGGAAGGAAGTGGCATCTCGCAGACTGTCCGGCCCCCATAGGTGTACCAGGAGCAGCGTGGTTCTGTGGTTTCTTTGTCTTGCTGTGATCTCAATGCATGTTGAAGGGGGCTCAGTCAGAGACTTGAAAAGAGAGTGGCCACTTGAGGACTGCCCACCTCGGGGAGAAGCCCTGGGAGTCTGCCCCTCAGGGACAGGAGCTTGCTTCAGTGCATCCTGGGCAGCCTCAGCCTTAGCTCCGTCCTCCTCCGTCCTTGggggaccccccccacccccgcagggctctggacacagacacagagaactgaGGCTACAGAGACTGCAGCCCACTCAGGCTTTATTCAACGATCAGGAGGTCAGGGTGCAAGGGGGGGTGTGCAGAGTGCAAGAGGGCCCCACCCCGGGGCGGGGATCTCCGAGGCTCCAGCTTAACGGTATTTGGAGGTCAGCACGGTGCTCACGTTGGCCAGGAACTTGTCCAGAGAGGCGTGAACGGAGGGGTTGAAATCATCGGGGTGGTGGGCGGCCAGGGTCACCAGCAGGCAGTGGCTCAGGAGCTGCGGAGAGCGGGGGTGCGGGTTGGGGGGTGTCAGGGGCCATGGGGGGGGAGGCCCCCCCCCGGGCTCCACCTCTGGGGGCCCACTGCCTGCTCTGCCCCGCTAGCCAGGCCTCTGCACCCTCCGACCCCGAGCTGGCCCAGCCCGCGAGCTCACCTTGAAGTTGACCGGGTCCACACGCAGCTTGTGGGCGTGCAGGTCGCTCAGAGCAGACAGGGCGCCGGGCAGGTCATCCAGGTGGCCCACAGCTTTGGTCAGCGCATCAGCCACCTTCTGGCCATGGGCCTTGACCTGGTCGGAGCCGTGGCTCAGGTTGAAGTGGGGGAAGTAGGTCTTGGTGGTGGGGAAGCCCAGGAACATTCTGCGTGAAGAGGAGCGGGAAGAGCCGGACTTAGGCTGGGCGGTGCAGCCCAAGGGTGCGCCAGCCGCAGTGGCAGCGGGGCAGAGGGGGTGCTCACCTTTCCAGGGCCTCTGCGCCGTGTGCGCCAGCTTGGCCGCCCACCTTTCCCCAGGCGGCCTTGACGTTGGCCTTGTCGGCGGCAGACAGCACCATGGTGGGTTCTTTCTGAGTCTGGGTCGGGACCAGAAGCGTGCGGGGCTGCGAGGGCCTGAGCCTTTATGCTTGGGGCTCGAGGGGCACGCCCGCCGGCGCCGTGCTCATTGGCTGGGTGGAGGCCAGGAGATGTGGGCAGGGAAGGCTCTGTCTGGACAGGATGGGGGTGAGCTGGGGTGGCTGGCACCTGGTCCTGCCGCAGCGAGATCGAGCTCTCTAAGCTGACCCTGTGCTCTGGGGCGTTCACACAGATTTCCAAACCACCAGCCGTCCTCGCACCCACCTTCCGCCCCCCGCACtcccttccatctctctctcGCTGTCTAGTTGCCTGTCTGGGAAAAGAACACAAGCTTCTCCAAAGTGACTGGAGCTGCTTTCACACATACTTTCCCCTGGGACCAAGAGCTGTAAATTGTCCATGCAAATAAtgagggtgggagttccctttgtggctcagcggtaggcaacccaactcgtatccacgaggacgcaggtttgatccctggccttgctcagtgggttaaggatctggcattgccatgagctgcggtgtaggtcacagtcggggcttgcatctggcgttgctgtggctctggcataggtccgcggctgcagctctgattggacccctagcctgggaacttccatatgctgcaggtgccatcctaaaaagacagaaaataaaaagggtgCCGGAGAGAACATGGCAAGTCCTCCAAGCCTCCTAAACCAGTGATGGGCGGTTCTCCGGACAGCTTGAGTTAACAGGTGTCCGCAGGGCTGGTGGGGGAGTTCAGCCGGCCACAATCAGGGCTCGGCATCCAGCTCCCCCTGCGAGTTGGGTCAcccactgcccagccctgcccgggTGGGAGATGGTTAGCCTGGGATCGGAGTTTGGAGAACTCCTAAGGTCCCACTGCTCCCTGAGTCCCCGCTCCAGAGGGGAGAGATTccgtgtgtgtttgggggggagCAGGGTGCTGCAGCCCTGGGAGTGCAGAGACTGGGTTTGAGGgactggggctgggtgggggggagGCGGAGAGGGGGGCAGGTGGTCATGGACCTTCCAGGCACCAACTTTGCATTAGGAtctcttaaattatttcaaagaccTGGCAAGGCTGGCGATTTTTCGGCGGGCTGCATCAGGCTCAGATGGCTTAGAGACGTGCCGCGTATCGCCCGGCATGCTGACCTGCACAGGGTTTGGCCACAGAGCGTTTCCTTCCTACCCGCCTCCCCACCCGAGGTGATTCAGCGGAAGGGGCTCCCTGGCCAGGGCGAGGCTGTTACAGACTGAGCGCTGGAGGTAGGGAGGATGCGGGCAAGCAAAAGAGGTGAGGGTCTGAGGAGCCCTGAACCGTGGAGTGTGGGCTCAGCCCCGAAACTTAGGCCCTGGGCCTCATTCCCAGACCGAGGCGGAACGTAGTGAGATGAATGGGTGTTGAATGCGGAAGTGCTTCGAGAACTGCATGGCCTATGAGGCGCTGGGTGCGAGCTGAAGCTGAAGACCCTCCCCTGTCTGAGCACCCACTCTGCCCCCACCACAGTCCTCTTCCCAGGGTGGCAGGTTCTGTTCAAGCCTTTAGGTGTTCAGATCCCGGATTGTCACCCAGGGTCCATCCTCCGTCAGAGTTTGTTCAGCGCTCAGGGTTTGCTCCTGGGCCCCCAGGTCTCCTGAAGGCCAAGGTTGGGGCCTTGCCCTATGATTTTGGGAAGCGCTCCTTGGCGACCAGGAGATTCTCTGACCAGCAACAGTGACCTCAGCCCGCCTGCTCCCCAAAGACCACACACAGGCGCAGGGGCCAGCCTTTCCGGAGATCTGTTTATTGACATGCACAGGCCTGGACCGGTGGTGGCGGAGGCGACGCGCAGAACTCAGCGGTACTTCTCCGTCAGTACCACCGCCACGCCCATCAGGAACTTATCCCAGGCCGCCTGCATCTCCACCGTGAACTCGCCCTGCAGGTGGGACGCCAGCACCACCTGGAAACACTGGATCAGCAGCTGCGGGAGAGAGGCGGGTGAGAAGGGGTCCGGTCCTTGCCCATCCCTCCCCTAACCCCTGGGCTGCGCGGGCAACCCCTGCTGCCTCCCGGGGTGGCTCACGGGGAAGTTGGTGGGGTCCACACGCAGCACGTGCGCGTGCAGGTCCGCGAGAGGGCTCAAGGCCGCGCGCAGGTTGTCCACGTGCTGCACGGCCACTCCCACCGCCTCGAGCAGGCGCCGTCCGTGGCTTAGCAGCCGCGCCTGGTCGGGGGAGTCGCCCAGGTGCGTGAAGTAGGTCTTGGTGCTGGGGTACGCCGTGAAGAGCCTGCGGGAgtgcaggggaggtggggggcgcaGTCCCTTCGGCGCCTGCGCCGCCCAGACCCCGGGAAACCCTCGGTAGCGCCCCCCCCCGGTCGCAGGCCCAACACCCCAGTCCCCGCCTCGCTGTGATCCTGGAGACTCCTCCCCAGCCCACCTGAGCAGCAGCTCCGCCCCGAAGGGCGCCTCGTGGCCGGCGATCAGGTCCCAGACCTGTGCTATGTGGACGCGCTCTTGGGCGCTAAGCATGACGCTGGCCTGGGGCGCAGTCGGGGCCGCGCCCGCCTCCCCGGCCTCCTTATACAGCACCCCCTCCCGGTGCCCCGCCCGCCCTTATCTGCCGCAGCGCGGCGGGCACTGGGAGACCCTGGGCCGGCGTGGGGAAACACCACTGGCCCAGGACCCCGCCGTGGCCGCGGGGGCCTCGGCGGTGGAGATCCCGGTCACCGGCATGGAATCACGccgtggcggggtgggggtgcttAGCTGCAGAGTTTTGGGGGATCCGAGCAAAGTGGCTGCTCCTCCTGAGGGAGCCGCTGGAGGGATGGGAGAAAGATCGCGGGCCAAGGTGGCCAGGAGGTATCAAGGGTCCCCGCAGCGCGTGACCGATGACCATAAGCATTGAGGAAAGTGCCCTGAGTCTCAGCGCGTACCCAGTGCGCTGAGCGAAGCCACAGACTGGGCTGGGCGACTTGAGAGGCGGGAGAGTTTCTCGCACGCAGGTTTGACCTGAGGAAGCAGAGTAGGCGGTCCTGGGCTACTCTGCCCCCTCCCGCTGCGACTCTGGGTCCCGCAGGACCAAGGACGCCTGAAGCACCCTTGGAGTGGCCTCCAGGCCGGGGGTAACAGCAGGGACATCCGCATTCGGGCGAAGCCCCCTTTGCTCCCTCgcattctcctttccttcccccaaTACCAAGGACGCAGGACCAGGCTACCTCGGTCTCCATTCGTTTATTTGAGAGTCCCGGGTGAAAACGTGGGAGGGCTCCAGGGAAAGGGAGGGGTCACAGCGTGTCTGGGGGGACTGGCGGCGGCCTCAGCGGTACTTCTCGGTCAGGACGCCGGACACGATGGTCAGGAACTTGTCCCAGGCGGCGTGGGCTTCGGCCGTTAGGTCGGCGGGGAAGTGCGAAGCCAAGGTGACCAGCAGGCAGTGGGACAggaactgggggcgggggggggcggtgttcagccagggaggggcggggcctgcggcAGAccacgccccgcccccgcccgcgcccACCTTGAAGTTGACCGGGTCGACGCGCAGCACGTAGGCGTGCAGCTCGCTCAGCTTGGCCAGGGCGGCCGACACATTGTCGATGCTCTTGACCGCTTCGCCCACGGCCGCCAGCACCTTGGAGCCGTGCGCGCGCAGCTGCGCCGAGCCCGGGTTCAGGTCGAAGTGCGGGAAGTAGGTCTTGGCCTGGGGGTAGCTGGCGAAGAGCCTGCGGCGCCCGCCGGGAGCGGGCGTGAGGCCGACGCCCGCGGCTCGCACGCTTCGGCGCGGGCCTGGTCAGCGGCCCGGTGCCCAGAACGTCGAGTGTTCAATGAGGACAGTGTCGGCCGTGCGGGCCGTGCGGGCCGCCCCTGGCTGCGTGCAGCCCGGCGCCTGCtcgccctccctgccctggggtcCAGACCTGGGCGGGTGGGCGCGCTCGCTCGCTCTCTCATTCGTTCCTTCACTCACGCATTCGTTCCTTCACTCACTCGTTGGGTCAGCTGCTTGCGGAGACCCGCGTgccgggcggggggcggcggggaggggagagTCAGGGTCCTACGCTCGTCCCCCCTCCGCCTTCGACCCCTCTCCCAATTCTCTGGCCGCGTCCACCCTCCTCGCCGCTGCTCATGCTGTCGCTGCTCCCTGGCCCCTGTCCTCCCTGGCCCTCGTTCCTCGCCCCtgtgctccctggccctgctcactgacCCCTGACCTCGGTGACCGCGCTGTCACCTCCTCCCAGGCTCCGCGCCGGCCCCGCTGGCGCTCACCTCTCCAGGGTCTCCGTGCCGATGGTGTCCGCCTGGCTGGAGATCTTGCCCCACATGGACGTGATAATTGTCCTCTCGGCCTTGGTCAGAGACATGGTGGCAGCGGCGGGTCTGGAGCTGGGCGCGCTGAGAGCTGGCGTCGGTGGTGCTGGGCCCCCGTGGTCCCCTTATATACGGGCAGCCAGGGTGGGGGCCAGGCGGTggtcaggggctgggagaggggagggggctcttATCAGAGGCAGTGACCCTGGGGTGAGGGGCTATCATGCTGGCCACCCCTGCTGGGCCTTAGAGGGGGCGGT
It encodes the following:
- the LOC100737768 gene encoding hemoglobin subunit alpha-like, producing MVLSAADKANVKAAWGKVGGQAGAHGAEALERMFLGFPTTKTYFPHFNLSHGSDQVKAHGQKVADALTKAVGHLDDLPGALSALSDLHAHKLRVDPVNFKLLSHCLLVTLAAHHPDDFNPSVHASLDKFLANVSTVLTSKYR
- the HBM gene encoding hemoglobin subunit mu, which translates into the protein MLSAQERVHIAQVWDLIAGHEAPFGAELLLRLFTAYPSTKTYFTHLGDSPDQARLLSHGRRLLEAVGVAVQHVDNLRAALSPLADLHAHVLRVDPTNFPLLIQCFQVVLASHLQGEFTVEMQAAWDKFLMGVAVVLTEKYR
- the HBZ gene encoding hemoglobin subunit zeta, translated to MSLTKAERTIITSMWGKISSQADTIGTETLERLFASYPQAKTYFPHFDLNPGSAQLRAHGSKVLAAVGEAVKSIDNVSAALAKLSELHAYVLRVDPVNFKFLSHCLLVTLASHFPADLTAEAHAAWDKFLTIVSGVLTEKYR